ACAGCAATGCAGGAGCAGTCTCAACACCACCATGTCCATCAACCCTTGCACACCCACAGTTCAGCACCCTCCCTTTCCAAAGCCCCCAGGTCCCACCACTCCATCAGCAGAGACTCTCAGCTCTTATAATCAGCTTCTACAGCAGCTTCAGCTCCAGCCCCACAGTTCTGCCAGTCACAAACCACAGGGTCCCCACTCCCAAGGCAGCAATTCCAGATAGGATGCAGCTCCACTCCCAACTTCAAGGCTGAGAGAGTCAAAGAGCCAATAAAAAAATGAACATGACCATGGCTTAAGGGTGAGCACAGAGTGGACATCCTTCTGGCCTGGAGAGCAACATCCCCTTCCTAGCAAAGATTCTCCCTGAATTAGCAGCAGCAAGATGCTTCTTTAAAATCAAAGTAGAAGAGGTTGTGGGAGGCTGTGACCCACAATCAGCAAAAAAACTCCTTTAATTCTCACTTGTCTACTGCAACCACACTTAAAGAAATCCATTAAACacgagttttatttttaaatctttttattgGTAAGTCCACCATAGTCACTGACACATTACAGGAACAAACCCCCAAAATGTGCTTCCCTGGACCACCACAAGTGTTCATGGAGTTTCCCTTCCACGTCgtattttgggcttttttggtctTTTTAAATGGTGGACAAACCTTAGCGTGGAAGTTTTCTTTCTTGGTGTCCCTTGAAGCTGTGGAGCCAGCAGAGGACTGTGAGAGCTCACAGTCCTGTGAGCAGGAGCAGTGACACAAGGCACGCTGTCAGCGATGAAGGTCTTGCGGTTTACAGATGGATACCGTGCAATTTTTCTCCTACTAAACTAATCAAAATTGCATCGTGATCCACCCGACAACAGCAAAACAGAGAGCTTGACCAACCTGGCAAACCTGGGGCAGCTCAGCCTGATGACAAGTCCTCCTTTCCTCCACAGGCCGGGACAAGTGCAATACTCTACACACAGCTACAAGTAATGCAACAAATCCCCACCCATGGAGAAATCAGTGCAAGGCATCTTCACATCTtccatttgaaattaaaaaaaaaaatggaggggcagggaggtgagggcagaagaaaaataaaaaagcttgaAAACCCATTATTCACCACAGATTCACCACCACCACAGTCAGTTTTGCATGGATTTGCACAGCAATTTTAGTAAGCTGGGATGCAAACCTGCAAAACTGACTGTAATCAGCACCATCTTCTCCAGCAATTGGCACTGGCTAGGATGCACTTTATCTAGCAGTACTGTAAGTGCCCACATTACAGTAGGTCCAATTCCAAGCTACCTGCACTATGAGCACTTTGATACTGCTAGGACAAAACTACTTCCTGAGCAATTGccttcaatggaaaaaaaaacaacctttaaCTAAACAGTAATTGCTGAGCCAAAGGCAGATGGATGCAGTTTCTCTGGATGTGCAGGCAGCAGCTTGTGCCAGAAGGAGCATTTAGGGCAGTAGATTCTACGCTACATCACTAACTGCACTAGATGCACCTTAACACAAGGACCATTTGCAGCATGGCTCTAACACAGCACAACAATCCTGGTTCCATCCGTGCCCTGCCACCATCATGGAATTGCCACAGTGATGCCAGAAGTGCTTAAACTGCAGTAGATCCTAAACTCTACCTGCACTGTAAGCACTTTTGCACAACTCGAGGCCCATCACCAGACACAAACTCTTCAATTTCAAGGTCTTGTTTCAGCACAGCTAAAGCATCACAGTAGCATCTTGACTGAAGCACAATACCTGCCAAGAGAGAAGACCAATATTAATGTTGCATAACACAGATATGGATTTGCTTCTCAATTTAGAAGAGATTTTTCTTATTAAAGCATAGAGAAGAAATAGGTCCCAGAGTTTTCAGAAGGCAGTTTAACTGAGGGCACACCACATGAGGAAAGGTTTGCATCTTGTTTTGCCATGAATTAAGGTAAAAATGGCTTCTTCCAGATTTTAGTGGCAGTTAAAATGCAAAGTATCAAAACATCCCAGTTTCCTGCTCTCATGTGTTACTGCAGCACGAGAGACATTTTAGTTGACCTTTCTCCTAGAGCTTTACCGAGGGTCTTGCATCACCAATCACCAAACATTTCCCCCCCAGTAGTGCAGGATAAGTTCTGACACATGATCCGCACCTCCGCATCGGATAATGGAGTATCTGTCCCGCAGTTGATGCGGGAGCTGCGGTGCGGCACAAAAGCGACGGACCCACCGCAACGGAGGAAGGAAACTTTCCTTATAATAAATTTCCATTTCCCTCCGGAGCCGCGCTGTCAGGACCCGGCCTTACAAACCTTCGGGGGTGGGAAGGCTCCGGTCGGGGATGccccggggcagcggggccgcccCCCGAGGGGCTCTCCCCGAAGCGGAGCCGCTCCGGGTGCCGGTGGCCGTGAGGGGCCCCCAGCCCCGCGGGGCTTTATCTGCCCCGGGGCGCCGTTATCTCCCAGCACGGACCATCTGCTCGGGGGGGCGGGCACCGGCACTGCTCGGCCCTGCTCGCCACGTGCACGGCGTCCCCCTCGCCCGCTGCCACCGAGCATCCCCGGGGGTGCCACTCGGCGCTGGCACCGGCACTTGCAGAGGGGAGCGGCGGCCCCGTCCCGGGAGGGGTCCCGGGGCGCCCCGCCACGTGCTGCCCGCCCCGTCCGGGGCCGCGCGCGGCGGCGCGGCGGAACAATGCACGGTGGGAAATGCAGTCCTCCATTCAAAGCCCCAAAAACGCGCCAAGCCGCCCGCTCGCCCCCCCTCCGTGCCCGCCGCCACCGCCAGGGACCCCAgcccgccccgcggccccgggaCACCGGGGAGCCGCGAGCGCAGCGCCGAGTTGCACCGAGGGCGGCTCCGCAAGGCAGCGGGCGGCCCCTTTGTCCCGGCCCGacggggcagcgcggccgcctcccgccgccgtgCCCGCTCCGGCTCCCCGCGGCCCCCCCGCCCGGTGCCGCCGTCCCGGCCCCCGCCCGGTCCTGCCTGCGCGGGGCCGCCGTGGGAGCGCGCGCGGGGATCTCGCGGAGCCCCGACGGCGGTAGCGGTGGCTCCGCCGAGCGCGTGGTGCGGCTCGCGCTCGACCGCCCCCTCCGCCCGCGCGCGCGCGCCGCCGGCCCGCCCCCCTCCGCACTACAACCCCCAGCGCGCCCCGCGCTCGCCGCGCATGCGCACCGCCGATCCACCAcccccccccgccgccgccatgTGCTCGCCGCGCGCGCGCCCCCTCCCCCTCGCCCCACGCGCACCAGCCACGCGGGGGCGGCGCGAGACACCCTCAGCCCCCCACAACACATACACACACCCCCCTCACGGCCCGGGGGAACACCCGGGGACCCCCAAAaaccagccccgagccccccagcCCCGGACCCACCACCCCGCACCGCCCCGAGTTTCGGCCtctcccgccgccgcctccccggtCCATTGTTGGTGCCGCGGAAGCCGCCGGCCGTGgacggggcgggcgcggggggccccgcGTTGCGGAGGAGCCGCGGGCCCGCGCGGGGCGAGCCCGGCGCACTCCTACAGGTGGGTGGCGGCCGCCCGAGCCCCGCACAGCGCTGCCGCCCCCGCGCTCCCCGCACCGAGCCCCGGCTCAGGGGTGCCCGTCCCGGTGCCCGTCCCCCAGCCCCGGGCAGCCCGCGCCGGCCGGCACTGATTGCGGCGGGGCTAGGGAAGGGTGCGgggcagagagagaaagagagagagaaaaaaaagagaaaagcgataaaataaataaaataatagaagagGCGTAAAGCGGGGAGTGCCCTTGGGCTCGCGCCGGTTTTGGGAAGGCGAAACAAAAAAAGGAGCGCGAAGGAGAGAGCAGGGAAAGGGGAAGATAAACACGGTACCTTAGAGCCGAGCTGAGCCCTGGAATAAAAAGGGTTTTACGAAAGTGGCGCGAAGACAATATCATGTGATCGGGCCAGGGCGGCTCCTCCCGCCCGGCCAGCCAAAAACGGGGAGAGGGATCGGGGGGAAGCGAGCACATC
The nucleotide sequence above comes from Melospiza melodia melodia isolate bMelMel2 chromosome 16, bMelMel2.pri, whole genome shotgun sequence. Encoded proteins:
- the LOC134425905 gene encoding basic proline-rich protein-like, giving the protein MPRGSGAAPRGALPEAEPLRVPVAVRGPQPRGALSAPGRRYLPARTICSGGRAPALLGPARHVHGVPLARCHRASPGVPLGAGTGTCRGERRPRPGRGPGAPRHVLPAPSGAARGGAAEQCTVGNAVLHSKPQKRAKPPARPPSVPAATARDPSPPRGPGTPGSRERSAELHRGRLRKAAGGPFVPARRGSAAASRRRARSGSPRPPRPVPPSRPPPGPACAGPPWERARGSRGAPTAVAVAPPSAWCGSRSTAPSARARAPPARPPPHYNPQRAPRSPRMRTADPPPPPAAAMCSPRARPLPLAPRAPATRGRRETPSAPHNTYTHPPHGPGEHPGTPKNQPRAPQPRTHHPAPPRVSASPAAASPVHCWCRGSRRPWTGRARGAPRCGGAAGPRGASPAHSYRWVAAARAPHSAAAPALPAPSPGSGVPVPVPVPQPRAARAGRH